One window of the Salvia miltiorrhiza cultivar Shanhuang (shh) chromosome 6, IMPLAD_Smil_shh, whole genome shotgun sequence genome contains the following:
- the LOC130989098 gene encoding uncharacterized protein LOC130989098, producing MELEMRGIEYSVISSATIIPFQAAEQHQLSQISQAISTRIEERIKQLRCYSPFNSKVESETRQLMANSSSLLELKLPNPKQGWLYFYFSCIHMFLNDTVCCNSAASRKPETKAQGIATRFKHWIHKLTSHDRLLFATKCSLCLSLAVLLGLTFDKENGCWAGLTIAISFVTGRQAIFTVANSRVQGTALGSVYGVICCFLFHYEELRLLALLPWIIFTSFLRHSKMYGQTGGVSAAIGALVILGRKNYGAPNEFAIS from the coding sequence AGCTGGAGATGAGAGGAATCGAGTACTCCGTGATTTCTTCTGCTACGATCATTCCATTTCAAGCAGCAGAACAACACCAACTCTCCCAAATCTCACAAGCTATATCCACACGCATCGAGGAGAGAATCAAGCAACTTAGATGCTACTCTCCTTTCAACTCCAAAGTAGAATCAGAAACAAGACAACTCATGGCAAACTCATCATCATTACTCGAGCTGAAGCTCCCAAATCCCAAGCAAGGATGGCTCTATTTCTATTTCTCCTGCATACACATGTTCCTCAACGACACCGTGTGCTGCAACTCTGCAGCTTCAAGAAAGCCAGAAACAAAGGCCCAAGGCATCGCCACAAGATTCAAACATTGGATTCACAAACTAACCAGCCACGACAGGCTGTTGTTTGCCACCAAGTGCTCACTTTGCCTTAGCCTCGCAGTGCTGCTCGGATTGACATTTGACAAAGAAAACGGATGCTGGGCAGGCCTCACAATCGCCATCAGCTTCGTTACAGGAAGGCAGGCAATCTTCACAGTAGCAAACTCCAGAGTGCAAGGAACAGCTCTGGGATCAGTCTATGGAGTAATATGTTGTTTTCTCTTCCATTACGAAGAACTGAGGCTTCTGGCACTTCTTCCATGGatcattttcacgagctttctGAGACACAGCAAAATGTACGGCCAAACAGGCGGGGTGTCAGCAGCCATAGGAGCGTTGGTGATACTAGGGAGAAAGAACTATGGTGCTCCAAATGAATTTGCCATCTCTTGA